A region from the uncultured Draconibacterium sp. genome encodes:
- a CDS encoding family 78 glycoside hydrolase catalytic domain, producing MIKILNKTLLIVCSLCVIINTGCKKENIEEIEAHVEFISNLNDSPTFSWKPFSGKKEVASQILVSDNIENIKKNVGNLWDTGKNDLNPVQTKYEGAQLQGGKRYFAKISLWDTEGLIASKTLKFFAPLKYPENWQAKWLTYSYNKHEPLPVFSKVFSCKSSDEIDFARLYVCAPGFYEAYLNGQKVGENVLDPGQTNYDDFAYYSVYDLDPTELKSQNSLGIMLGNGWFNQNQVWGNGLPYGQPVFICQLQIQYKNGEQELICSDTNWKWKSGPITYSNIYGGETYNANLEVDFSVAEMEKQDGWKKASIASYHPTKLFEQFAEPIKKMGHVDVKKIFDLGENKYIFDFGQNFTGWAQLQIQGDKGQEITMRFVEEIDSTGNIDPTSTGVNATKVIQTSKYICKGEGTEIWEPRFTYHGFRYAEVTGLNEKPSPDLLKGVVVYSAVPQIGNFTCSEENINKLHELALWTLKGNIQGIPTDCPHRERCGWTGDAHALAKSLLYNFDAQRFLTKYMLDMRSSARNEVRELYFGENFNDRSYIIKPNGIPTMIVPGKRTSGTASPDWGTAMAQLPWYIYLQYGDEQIIKEFYNDIKVWVEYIHAKNKDGIITHGLGDWCPPGGNKYIDCPVPISSSAFHILDVYILKSIAQILGNDKDFQHYSKMHKELKTSFNKHFYDSENHSYGTQTANALALDIDIVPESKKHQVAAAIVDNIHNEYDGFINTGIFGLGRIFKVLCENGFEDEAYRLLSKKDNRSFATMWNKFGATTLWEALPTDVNFDHKILQGRSHSHPMQSGFDSWFYSGIAGINISKEQPGFKKIIFKPYLTNHLSHASASYESKYGTIASSWKKEGESFHWEIEIPSGVEAQVYLPYKNEKAKISMNGEIVSDDKFTCTDKVARFKVLNDLSSGKYEFVVVNYVNIKESL from the coding sequence ATGATTAAGATTCTAAATAAAACACTTTTAATAGTATGTTCCTTGTGTGTGATAATAAATACGGGGTGCAAGAAAGAGAACATAGAAGAGATAGAGGCACATGTGGAGTTTATTTCCAATTTAAATGACAGTCCAACTTTTTCATGGAAGCCTTTTAGTGGCAAAAAAGAAGTTGCTAGCCAAATACTTGTTTCTGATAACATTGAAAATATCAAAAAGAACGTTGGCAATTTATGGGATACAGGAAAAAATGACTTAAATCCAGTTCAAACCAAATACGAGGGTGCACAACTACAAGGAGGTAAACGATATTTTGCAAAAATAAGTTTATGGGATACCGAAGGCTTGATTGCAAGTAAAACGCTCAAGTTTTTTGCTCCTCTAAAATATCCTGAAAACTGGCAAGCAAAATGGCTAACATATAGTTACAATAAGCATGAACCACTACCTGTTTTCTCAAAGGTTTTTTCTTGCAAATCTTCAGATGAAATTGATTTCGCCAGACTTTATGTTTGTGCTCCTGGTTTTTACGAAGCATACCTAAATGGACAGAAAGTAGGGGAAAACGTACTCGATCCCGGTCAAACCAACTATGATGATTTCGCCTATTATTCGGTTTATGATCTTGATCCAACTGAGTTGAAAAGCCAAAACAGCCTTGGAATTATGCTAGGCAATGGTTGGTTCAATCAAAATCAGGTTTGGGGAAATGGTTTACCTTATGGTCAGCCGGTTTTTATTTGTCAGCTCCAAATTCAGTATAAAAATGGCGAACAAGAACTTATTTGCAGCGATACAAATTGGAAATGGAAAAGCGGACCAATAACTTACTCCAATATTTATGGTGGAGAAACTTACAATGCTAACCTTGAAGTGGACTTTTCAGTTGCTGAAATGGAAAAACAAGATGGTTGGAAAAAAGCAAGCATCGCGAGTTATCATCCAACGAAATTATTTGAACAATTTGCCGAACCCATTAAAAAAATGGGCCATGTTGATGTAAAAAAAATATTTGACCTTGGTGAAAACAAATACATCTTTGATTTTGGACAAAACTTTACAGGCTGGGCGCAACTTCAAATCCAAGGCGATAAGGGGCAGGAAATTACCATGCGATTTGTTGAGGAGATAGATTCAACTGGCAATATCGACCCAACTTCAACCGGTGTAAATGCAACCAAAGTTATTCAAACCAGCAAATACATTTGTAAAGGAGAGGGCACTGAAATTTGGGAACCTCGATTTACGTATCATGGTTTTAGATATGCCGAAGTAACAGGTTTAAACGAAAAACCATCACCTGATTTATTAAAGGGAGTTGTTGTGTATTCAGCGGTTCCTCAAATTGGTAATTTTACCTGTTCCGAAGAAAACATAAACAAACTGCATGAATTGGCATTATGGACCCTCAAAGGAAATATCCAGGGCATCCCGACCGATTGTCCACATCGCGAACGCTGCGGATGGACAGGAGACGCACATGCTCTCGCAAAAAGTCTTCTATACAACTTCGATGCCCAAAGGTTTCTTACCAAGTATATGTTAGACATGCGTTCATCGGCACGAAACGAAGTGAGAGAGTTGTATTTTGGGGAGAATTTTAATGACAGAAGCTATATCATTAAGCCCAACGGTATTCCAACCATGATTGTGCCGGGAAAACGCACAAGTGGCACAGCATCGCCCGATTGGGGTACAGCCATGGCTCAACTTCCATGGTACATATACTTACAATATGGAGATGAACAGATTATTAAGGAATTCTACAACGACATTAAAGTTTGGGTTGAATACATCCATGCAAAAAACAAAGACGGAATTATTACCCATGGACTTGGAGATTGGTGTCCACCAGGAGGGAATAAATATATTGATTGCCCGGTACCTATTAGCTCTTCAGCCTTCCATATTTTGGACGTATACATTTTGAAAAGCATTGCTCAAATATTGGGAAATGATAAGGATTTCCAACACTACAGCAAAATGCATAAAGAGCTTAAAACGAGCTTTAACAAACACTTTTACGATTCTGAAAATCACTCTTATGGAACTCAAACAGCTAATGCCTTAGCTTTGGATATTGACATTGTACCAGAAAGTAAAAAACATCAAGTTGCAGCTGCAATTGTTGATAACATTCATAATGAGTACGATGGCTTTATCAACACTGGAATATTTGGCCTTGGACGTATTTTTAAAGTGCTGTGCGAAAATGGTTTTGAAGATGAAGCTTACCGCCTTTTAAGTAAAAAAGATAACAGAAGCTTTGCCACCATGTGGAACAAATTTGGTGCAACTACCCTTTGGGAAGCTTTACCAACCGATGTCAACTTTGATCATAAGATACTACAAGGCCGCTCACACAGTCACCCAATGCAATCGGGATTCGATTCATGGTTTTACTCAGGAATTGCCGGAATTAATATTTCGAAAGAGCAACCCGGTTTCAAAAAAATCATTTTCAAACCTTACCTCACCAATCATCTTTCACATGCCTCTGCTTCGTATGAGTCGAAATACGGCACCATTGCAAGTAGTTGGAAAAAAGAAGGGGAAAGCTTCCACTGGGAAATTGAAATTCCTTCTGGTGTTGAAGCGCAGGTATATCTGCCTTATAAAAATGAGAAAGCAAAGATTTCAATGAATGGAGAAATCGTTTCGGATGACAAATTTACTTGTACAGACAAGGTCGCTCGATTCAAGGTGTTGAATGACTTATCTTCTGGAAAATACGAGTTTGTGGTAGTAAATTATGTAAACATAAAGGAATCACTATGA
- a CDS encoding RagB/SusD family nutrient uptake outer membrane protein: MYKQNIIQKVLGIFLLFFVLNACEDTLDQVPSDKVTIDRILNKNSVKGFRDRSYDPLDNTFTDYSGGQLLETYTDDAFRAGTGVTFDWHNGLLSPNQNMFANVLWTKCWQGIRQCNNALEYLPQSTVSEDLISDIDLEQWYDEVLLLRAWYHFSLVQNFGPVPFIEEAFSVDFAGWTELTRPTFEEIASRIVAECDEVIARGNLPLRWQVSTDYDNVNMAFAYALKSRVLLFNASLLNNPGADQAKWQKAADAAQQCIEAIAPEYELVPMSEYARLFEEAVSVVNKEVILRSGHNGTATMNANNGVDLSTYGSAIQSSNCGAVPTQELVDCFELLDGTLPVASYNADHTQVTFNPGYSENDGDNPYMGRDARFYHSIVYNGANYGRYKGMPQADPELTIYTYVGRAGTGFNPNPLSQEEADKRMSSTGYYGKKFRSASYWGSSAGGSNAHKIFFRLAEIYLNLAEAQCELNNLDDAITALNVIRNRAGQPNIENVAGFTKTKDFLMQRIRNERRVELCFEGHRFHDQRRWRIISDANGVVSGMKVSSNNGTDNGTFSYERVKIDVARNATADKYLILPLPIEEARRLPGIGQPSVWK; this comes from the coding sequence ATGTATAAACAAAATATAATTCAAAAAGTACTGGGTATCTTTCTCCTATTCTTTGTATTGAATGCTTGTGAAGATACGCTGGACCAGGTGCCTTCCGACAAGGTTACCATCGACAGAATTTTAAATAAAAATTCGGTTAAAGGTTTTCGTGACAGGAGCTATGATCCGTTGGATAATACTTTTACAGACTACAGCGGAGGCCAACTACTTGAAACCTATACCGACGATGCTTTCAGAGCTGGTACTGGTGTAACTTTTGATTGGCACAACGGTTTGCTTTCTCCAAATCAGAATATGTTTGCAAATGTTCTTTGGACAAAATGCTGGCAAGGAATCAGACAATGCAATAACGCTCTTGAATATTTGCCTCAATCAACAGTTTCCGAAGATCTTATAAGTGATATTGATTTGGAACAGTGGTACGATGAAGTTTTGTTACTTCGTGCATGGTACCATTTTTCGCTGGTTCAGAATTTTGGCCCGGTTCCATTTATTGAAGAAGCATTTTCAGTTGATTTTGCCGGATGGACTGAGTTAACCCGCCCCACTTTCGAAGAGATTGCTTCCCGCATTGTTGCTGAATGTGACGAGGTAATTGCAAGAGGTAACCTCCCTTTACGGTGGCAGGTTTCTACCGATTACGACAATGTTAATATGGCTTTTGCTTATGCTTTAAAATCCAGAGTTTTACTTTTCAACGCAAGTTTGTTAAATAATCCGGGTGCCGATCAAGCAAAATGGCAAAAGGCTGCAGATGCAGCTCAGCAATGTATCGAGGCAATTGCTCCTGAATACGAGTTAGTACCAATGAGCGAATATGCAAGGCTATTTGAAGAAGCTGTTAGTGTAGTCAATAAAGAAGTTATTTTACGTTCTGGCCATAACGGTACTGCAACCATGAATGCAAATAATGGTGTTGATTTATCAACCTATGGTTCGGCCATACAAAGCTCTAACTGCGGAGCAGTTCCCACACAAGAGTTAGTGGATTGTTTCGAATTGCTTGATGGTACCTTGCCTGTAGCAAGTTATAATGCAGACCACACCCAGGTAACATTTAATCCGGGATATAGCGAAAACGATGGTGATAACCCTTACATGGGTAGAGACGCTCGTTTTTATCATTCGATTGTGTACAATGGGGCAAATTATGGAAGATACAAAGGAATGCCACAGGCTGATCCTGAATTAACTATTTACACATACGTTGGAAGAGCCGGCACCGGATTTAATCCTAATCCGCTTTCGCAAGAAGAAGCAGACAAACGTATGAGCAGTACCGGGTACTACGGCAAGAAATTCCGTTCGGCTTCATACTGGGGCTCTTCGGCAGGTGGTTCTAATGCCCACAAAATCTTTTTTCGCCTTGCTGAAATTTACTTAAACCTTGCTGAAGCACAGTGCGAATTGAACAATCTGGATGATGCCATTACTGCATTAAATGTAATCAGAAACAGAGCTGGGCAGCCAAACATTGAAAACGTTGCCGGATTTACAAAAACAAAAGATTTCCTGATGCAGCGTATCCGAAATGAACGCAGGGTTGAGCTTTGTTTCGAGGGCCATCGTTTTCACGATCAACGCCGCTGGAGAATAATAAGTGATGCCAATGGGGTTGTTTCAGGAATGAAAGTAAGCAGTAACAATGGTACCGACAATGGAACTTTTTCGTATGAACGCGTGAAAATTGATGTGGCGCGCAATGCAACTGCTGATAAGTATTTGATTCTGCCTTTGCCAATAGAAGAGGCACGCAGGTTGCCAGGAATTGGCCAACCTTCGGTTTGGAAATAA